A stretch of the Arachis stenosperma cultivar V10309 chromosome 6, arast.V10309.gnm1.PFL2, whole genome shotgun sequence genome encodes the following:
- the LOC130934411 gene encoding uncharacterized protein LOC130934411, which translates to MKDRGSFQIPCLIGNINIEKALCNLGVSINLMSLVMMKKMRIEEAKPTRIALELAERTFKFPHGVVEDLLVKVGELIFPADFVVLDMEEEPNTSIILGRPFLATARVIIDVQKGELVLILHEEKMVFNVFKAMSYPKEPIGKCMMVDTIEYLVQGVLEEE; encoded by the coding sequence ATGAAAGATCGTgggagcttccaaattccctgcCTCATAGGTAATATCAACATTGAGAAAGCATTGTGCAATCTGGGGGTCAGCATCAACCTCATGTCCTTGGTAATGATGAAGAAGATGAGGATTGAGGAGGCCAAACCAACTAGAATAGCACTCGAATTGGCTGAGAGAACATTCAAATTCCCCCATGGTGTAGTGGAGGATTTATTGGTAAAAGTGGGAGAGCTCATCTTCCCAGCTGACTTTGTTGTGCTTGACATGGAGGAAGAACCCAACACATCAATCATCCTAGGAAGGCCATTCTTAGCTACTGCTAGAGTTATTATTGATGTTCAAAAAGGGGAGCTAGTCTTGATATTGCATGAGGAGAAGATGGTCTTTAATGTCTTCAAGGCCATGAGTTACCCCAAGGAACCCATTGGAAAATGCATGATGGTGGATACAATTGAATATCTCGTTCAAGGAGTCCTAGAGGAAGAATAA